The DNA sequence TACCCGAGTTCGGGTCGAGGTTAGGGCTGTGATCGGTCAAAAACAGTCGCGCATGAACAGAGCATGGTCGCACAGTGGTCGCATACAGGCGCTCGGTGTCGCCGACCGATACATGGCGGATGCCCGGCTTGACCCTTCGATTACTTGGCGGCCGCCCGGATCGCCCCCTCGATGTCCGGGAACGCGAAGGTGAATCCGGACTCCAGCAGCCGCTTCGGCAGCACCCGTTGGCTGCCCAGCACGTCCCCGGCCAACTCGCCGAGTACCGTCCGCAGCACCGGCTCGGGGACGGGGAAGAGCGTCGGCCGGTGCAGTACCCGCCCCATCGCCTCGGTGATCTCACGGTTCGTCAGCGGCTGCGGCGCGGTCACATTGAACGGGCCCGACAGCTCGTCCCGGTCGATCAGATGCCGGATCGCGGCCACCTCGTCGTGCAGCGAGACGAACGACCAGTACTGCCGTCCGTCCCCCAGCCGCCCGCCGAGCCCCGCCTTGAACAGCGGGAACAGCCGCCCCCAGGCCCCGCCCTGCCGGGCCACCACCAGTCCCGTGCGCGGGAACACCGTCCGTACGCCCGCCTCCTGCGCGGGCGCCGCCGCACCCTCCCACTCCACGGCCAGCGAGGGCAGGAAGCCCTCCCCGGGCGGCGCGCTCTCGTCGACGGCACGATCGCCGGTCTCCCCGTAGTAGCCGATCGCGCTGCCGTTCACGAACACCCTCGGCGGCTCGTCCAGCGCGGCCATCGCCTCCGCGAGCGCCGCCGTGCCCTGCACCCGGCCGGACCGGAGCTTCGCCTTGTACGCGTCCGTCCAGCGCCGCGAGCCCACGTTCGCGCCGGCCAGATTGACCACGGCATCGCACCCGGCGAGCCCGGCCGTGTCCACGTACTTCCGCTCGGGATCCCAGCGGACCTCGTCCGCCGAGCCCGGTGCCCGGCGCACCAGCCGCACCACCTCGTGCCCGTCCGCGGCCAGTGACCGCACCAACGCGCCGCCGATCAGTCCGGAGGAGCCGGCCACCGCGATTCTTGAAAGTTCCATGACCTCAATCCTGCCGTTGACCACATAAAACCCCGGTCGGGTTCCCGGGCACCGGTCGTAGGGTGACGCTCATGCCCGAGTCGTACAAAGCCCGTATACGCGCTGCTCTGCCCGATGACGAGGAGGAGCTGTCCCACCTCGACCGTGTCACGTGGTCGCCGATGCACGCGGTCGTGCCCGAACCGCGCCCGCCCTACCCGCCGTTCTTCACCGAGCGCCACGCCCCGGAGGACCATCTGGTCGCGGAGCTCGACCGCCGCATCGTCGGCTACGTCCGCCTCGGCTTCCCCACTCCGCTCGCCTGTAACGCGCACGTCCGGCAGATCCAGGGCCTCGCCGTCGCCGACGAGGCGCGTGGCCTCGGCGTGGGCCGGGCGCTGATCCGGGCGGCCGTGGACGAGTCCCGCCGCAGGAGCGCACGCCGGATCACCCTGCGCGTCCTCGGCCACAACACGCCGGCGCGCAAGCTGTACGAGTCCGAGGGCTTCGTGGTCGAGGGGGTGCTGCCCGGGGAGTTCTTGCTGGACGGGCAGTACGTGGACGACGTGTTCATGGGGCGCAGTCTCTGACGGGCTGTCACGCACGGCACAGGCCGTACCGGAGCCGGCAGCCTTCGGGCCTCACGAGGTGACGAGTTCCCCCGTGTCCACCGCCGCCGTCGCGTAGGCCGCACGCTTGGCGTCGGAGGCGACCTCGGCGACCGTGAGGACGTAGCCGGTCCGGTCGTCGGAGGTGGAGCGGGCGAAGACGACGCCGAACACCTTGCCGTCCGTGGTCAGCAGCGGGCCGCCGGAGTTGCCGGGGCGGACGGTGGAGCGGATCGAGTAGATCTCGCGGGTGACGGTCTCGTCGTTGTAGATGTTCTGGCCGGTCGCCCGCACCCGGTTCGCGACCGTCGCCGCCTGGAGGTTCAGGTCGCCGTCCTCCGGATAGCCCGCCACGACGGCCGAGTCGCCGCGGTTGGCGTCGTCGTCGAACGACAGGGCGGGGGCGCGCAGATCCGGGACGTACAGCACGGCGACGTCCCGGTCCGGGTCGAAGAGCACCACCCGTGACGCGTACGACGGCCCGATGCCACCCACCCGGACGCTGGGGGCGTCGATGCCGGCCACCACATGGGCGTTGGTCATCACGTGCTGGGGGGAGTAGACGAAGCCGCTGCCCTCGCGGCCCTGCGTGCCCGCGGTGCCCTCGATCTTGACCGTGCTGAGCTTGGCGGCGCTGGTGGCGGCCGTCGTGACGCTGTCGCCGGAGGGCTCGGCGACCTCGGCGGTCGACTCGTTCTCGAAGGGGTTGAAGACCTGCGGGAAGCCGGCTTCGGTGAGCGCGGAGGTGGCTCGGGAGAACCAGGCGGGGGTCGTGTCCGGCATCGCGTCCTGCACGGTCCCGAGCAGCCGGGAGTCCCGGATGGCGGAGGTCAGCAGGGGGGAGGAGGACGCGGCGAGCACGCTTGCGGCCACCCACGCCACGATCAGTACGGCCACCGAGTTGGCCACGGCTCCGCCGACGCCGTCCGCCACCCTGAGCGGCCCGCGGTCCAGCTCCCTTCGCAGCCGCAGCGCCAGCCGTCCCGCCAGCTCGTGCACCAGCACCGCCGGGAGCAGCACGGTGAGCACCGCGGTCACGGTCGCCTCCGTCGTACCAGGCGTGACCAGGTCCATCATCCACGGCAGGATCCATACGCCGATCACCGCGCCGCCCACGAAGCCGGCCAGCGAGACGCATCCGGCCACCAGTCCGCGCCGGTATCCGGAGGCCGCGTAGGCCAGGATCACCAGCAACAGCAGGATGTCGAGCAGGTCCACAGAGCCGCCTTTCTCTCGGACCCCTTAGTACGCGCGCGAGCCGCCTGTTGATCAGTGCCCGCGCACGCGCCGCCGGGAACCGGCCACGCCGCGTGCACCTGGAGAAACGCCCCGGACCAGGACGATGGTTCCACCGGGTGTCACACCACACATCGCGGGCGGACCGGATCCGTCGGACAGTAGGACCATGCGTGCCTTCCGACGGGTCACCCGAAGGGTCTTCGGAGGAACACGGGGGAAACGAAGACCACGTGCCGTACGAATACCGTGGGCTGCGCCGGTGCGGGAGGCGGGCCGCGGGTGGGACGAGGCTGCTGCGCCGGGGGACTTGCGGGGGGCTGAGGGAGACGCGGGTCAGGAGCCGTTACGAGGAGATCCGGGGGCTTCGGGGGTTCGGGGTGGGAGCGGCGAGCAGGGGGCTGCGCCGGCAGCGGGCGCGGAGCCCTTGCAGCGAGGGGCGCGAGCTGCGGGCGCGGAGCCTTGGGGGGAGGGGGCTGCGCGGGCCGGGGGGCGGGACGGTGTAGCGGGGGGTGCCGGGGCGTCGGGTGGCGGTGGCTCGGATGGGATGCCGCGTGCAGAGGGTGGGGGTGGCGGGCAGGGGTCCGCGGGGGCGGCGGGCCCGGACGGTGGAGCGGGGGGTGCGCCCGCATCGGACGGCGAATCCTCGCCGCGCGCTTCGCGAGGAGCCGGCGCGGAGGGTTCGCAGGAGGCTGAGGGCGGGCCGGCTGCGGGGCGGGTGGAGGACGCGCCGGCCGTGCGGGAGCAGCCGCCGGTGCGGGATGAGGCGGTCCTGCGGGAGCAGCCGGTTGTGTCGGAGCGGCCTGTGGCGGGAGATCAGCCGCCCGTGCGGGAAAATCCGTGCGGGCCGGAGTGGCTGCCGGTACCGGCACGGCCTGTACGGCGGGAGCAGCCGCCGGTGCGGGATGAGACGGTCCTGCGGGAGCAGCCCGTTGTGCCGGAGCGGCCTGGGGCGGGAGATCAGCCGCCCGTGCGGGAAAATCCGTGCGGGCCGGAGTGGCTGCCCGTACCGGAACGGCCCGTACGGCGGGCTCAGCCGCCGGTGGGGGACCCGCCGCCCCCACGGGAACAGTCGGCCCCGCAGGGTCTGCCCGCCGGCGGAGAACAACCTGCCCGGCAGGGGCGGTCGAAACCGCGACTGCGGCAGGACGTACCGGAAGAGCGGGCTGGAGGGCCGTCCGCCGGTCGGTGGGCCCGCATACAGGCACGGAGCCGGTGGCAGCCGCCCTCGGGGTGGCGCGTACACCCCGTCGCGTTCGCGCTGCTCGGCTGTGTTCCGGGCCTCGCCGCCGTACTCGCGCTGGGGTTGTGCGCGAGTGGCGTCGAGCGGATCGTCGCGGCCGGTGCGCGGCCGGTCGCGGCGCGGCCCGCCGACTCGCATCAGGCGCCCCGGCCGGCCATCGTGCCGAGGTCGGCCTGGCTCGACGACGAGACCCGGCGGGCCCAGCCGCCGCCGCGTTACGACGACACGGTCGTCGCCGTGTTCATCCATCACACCGACTCGCCCAACGGCTACGACTGCGCCGACGTGCCCCGCATCATCCGGTACGTGTACGCGGGCCAGACCGGCTCCCGTGACTGGGACGACATCGGCTACAACTTCCTCGTCGACCGCTGCGGCACCGTCTACGAGGGCCGCGAGGGCGGCATCGCCCGGCCCGTGACCGGCGCCCACACCCAGGGCTTCAACCACCGCACCACCGGCATAGCCGCCATCGGCACCTTCACGGCCGGCGTGCCCGTGCCGAGGGCGATGACCGAGGCGATCGCCGCGGTGGCCGCCTGGAAACTGGGGCTCTCCGACACGGACCCCCGCGCGAAAGTCCGACTGACCTCCAGCAACAGCTACAGCCGCTACCCGTCCGGCACCGCCGCGATGTTCCCCGCGATCGCCGGCCACAACGTCGGTTACATGACCAGTTGCCCGGGCGAGGCCCTCAGCGAGCGTCTCCCGGAGATCAGGAAGACGGCGGCCCGGCTGCAGGGCAGGAGCTGAGGCGTGCGGTGTCCTTGCCGGCCCCGAGCTGCCGTGCGACCGAGAGTCCTACAGCGCGGACCTGCCTGATCACGCCCGGCCCGAACTACCGTGCCGCCCCGCCGGCTGCCCGGGTCTGACCTCCCCCGGTCGCCCCGGCGTGGTCCACCCCCTGGCCGCCGGCCCAACCCCGCCCGCCGTACCCCACCCCCCGGCCGCCCGGCCCAACCCCGCCCCGGCCGGTCACCGCCTCCCCAAATAAACGCCCAGCGCCCGCTGCAGCACCCTCCCCTGGCTCCCCACCGGAAGTTCCCACTCGCCGAGGTACTCCACCGCACGGCCGCCCGCGCCGGTCTTGAACAGGAGGCGGCCGAGGAGGCGGTCCTCCGTGAGGGTGGGGGTGATGGAGCGGAGGTCGTACGTGTCGGCGCCCGCGGCCCGGGCGTCGCCCAGCATGCGCCACAGCAGGGCGCTGCTGGGCCGCAGTTCACGCCCCCGGCGGCCGGACGCGGCGTAGGAGTGCCAGGCCCTGGAGCCGACGCTGATCATGAGGGCCGCGGAGAGCACCTCTCCGTCGTACTCGGCGAGATAGAGCCGCAGCCGGTCCTCGTCCTCGGCGTTCAGGGCCGCCCACATGCGCCGGAAGTAGTCCAGCGGGCGGGCCTTGAAGCCGTCGCGGGCGGCCGTCACGGTGTACAGGCGGTAGAACTCGGGCAGGTCGGCCGCCGAGCCCCACGCAACACGGACGCCCGCCGCCTCGGCCGTGCGCAGCGACTGTTCCCAGTGCGGTGCGAGGGCGTCGCGCAGATCGTCCACCGAACGCCCCGCCAACGGGATCTCACAGCCGTAGCGCGGCTGACCCAGCCCGAACCCGCTCCCGTCGTCCTCCTCGCACCGCCGCCACCCCAGCCGCCGCAGCCGCTCCGCGGCGTCGAGCGCGTAACC is a window from the Streptomyces sp. NBC_00299 genome containing:
- a CDS encoding TIGR01777 family oxidoreductase, with the translated sequence MELSRIAVAGSSGLIGGALVRSLAADGHEVVRLVRRAPGSADEVRWDPERKYVDTAGLAGCDAVVNLAGANVGSRRWTDAYKAKLRSGRVQGTAALAEAMAALDEPPRVFVNGSAIGYYGETGDRAVDESAPPGEGFLPSLAVEWEGAAAPAQEAGVRTVFPRTGLVVARQGGAWGRLFPLFKAGLGGRLGDGRQYWSFVSLHDEVAAIRHLIDRDELSGPFNVTAPQPLTNREITEAMGRVLHRPTLFPVPEPVLRTVLGELAGDVLGSQRVLPKRLLESGFTFAFPDIEGAIRAAAK
- a CDS encoding peptidoglycan recognition protein family protein produces the protein MLGCVPGLAAVLALGLCASGVERIVAAGARPVAARPADSHQAPRPAIVPRSAWLDDETRRAQPPPRYDDTVVAVFIHHTDSPNGYDCADVPRIIRYVYAGQTGSRDWDDIGYNFLVDRCGTVYEGREGGIARPVTGAHTQGFNHRTTGIAAIGTFTAGVPVPRAMTEAIAAVAAWKLGLSDTDPRAKVRLTSSNSYSRYPSGTAAMFPAIAGHNVGYMTSCPGEALSERLPEIRKTAARLQGRS
- a CDS encoding GNAT family N-acetyltransferase translates to MPESYKARIRAALPDDEEELSHLDRVTWSPMHAVVPEPRPPYPPFFTERHAPEDHLVAELDRRIVGYVRLGFPTPLACNAHVRQIQGLAVADEARGLGVGRALIRAAVDESRRRSARRITLRVLGHNTPARKLYESEGFVVEGVLPGEFLLDGQYVDDVFMGRSL
- a CDS encoding lipid II:glycine glycyltransferase FemX, with amino-acid sequence MTSLYVREIPRQEHLAHLRLYPDASHLQIPEWGDVKPDWLPESVGWFEGDDMVATALVLYRPLPGTRRYLAYVPDGPAIDWRTPRLERWLDPLVAHLKRIGAFSVRIGPPLVVRHWDAADVTAGIADPATGHLRDVPTAGIDGYALDAAERLRRLGWRRCEEDDGSGFGLGQPRYGCEIPLAGRSVDDLRDALAPHWEQSLRTAEAAGVRVAWGSAADLPEFYRLYTVTAARDGFKARPLDYFRRMWAALNAEDEDRLRLYLAEYDGEVLSAALMISVGSRAWHSYAASGRRGRELRPSSALLWRMLGDARAAGADTYDLRSITPTLTEDRLLGRLLFKTGAGGRAVEYLGEWELPVGSQGRVLQRALGVYLGRR
- a CDS encoding MarP family serine protease; the encoded protein is MDLLDILLLLVILAYAASGYRRGLVAGCVSLAGFVGGAVIGVWILPWMMDLVTPGTTEATVTAVLTVLLPAVLVHELAGRLALRLRRELDRGPLRVADGVGGAVANSVAVLIVAWVAASVLAASSSPLLTSAIRDSRLLGTVQDAMPDTTPAWFSRATSALTEAGFPQVFNPFENESTAEVAEPSGDSVTTAATSAAKLSTVKIEGTAGTQGREGSGFVYSPQHVMTNAHVVAGIDAPSVRVGGIGPSYASRVVLFDPDRDVAVLYVPDLRAPALSFDDDANRGDSAVVAGYPEDGDLNLQAATVANRVRATGQNIYNDETVTREIYSIRSTVRPGNSGGPLLTTDGKVFGVVFARSTSDDRTGYVLTVAEVASDAKRAAYATAAVDTGELVTS